The following proteins come from a genomic window of Elusimicrobiaceae bacterium:
- the cysS gene encoding cysteine--tRNA ligase yields the protein MQLYNSENRQKVAFTPLDAAQVTMYCCGPTVYNFAHIGNMRTYIFEDLLGRTIRLRYPLKHVMNVTDVGHLVSDADDGEDKMELGAAREGKSAWDIAKFYEEKFFEDYDALHCTRPTVISRATQHIKEMIALVKTLEEKGFTYRTSDGIYYDTSKFPRYDVLVGRSRLEGLKGGARVEMSDEKRNPTDFALWKFSPKDKQRQMEWDSPWGIGFPGWHVECSAMAMKYLGKTIDIHCGGIDHVSVHHTNEIAQSEAATGQKYVNYWVHGEFLVLRAGKMSKSGGTFVTLQTLRDKGYDPLDYRYLCLTAHYRTQLEFTYESLDSARKSLQTLRKEALKAVEVSQRQQSVITDRLNVTQAKFQAAMEDDLNAPKALAIVWETVRGAELNAAEKVEFLKFADGVLSLDLFREEEKEESLPAEVEEILQARAAARAAKDYKKSDELRDALRAAGYAVKDTPQGQQVEKI from the coding sequence ATGCAGCTTTATAATAGTGAAAATAGACAAAAAGTAGCATTTACTCCGTTAGATGCCGCACAAGTGACGATGTATTGTTGCGGTCCTACCGTATATAATTTTGCTCATATCGGTAATATGCGCACCTATATTTTTGAAGATTTATTAGGCCGCACCATTCGTTTGCGCTATCCATTAAAACACGTAATGAATGTGACGGATGTGGGGCACTTGGTGTCCGACGCTGATGATGGTGAAGATAAGATGGAATTAGGGGCTGCACGCGAAGGGAAAAGCGCATGGGATATTGCTAAATTTTACGAAGAGAAATTCTTTGAAGATTATGACGCTTTGCATTGTACTCGTCCTACGGTCATCAGCCGCGCCACGCAACATATTAAAGAAATGATTGCTTTGGTAAAAACATTGGAAGAAAAAGGCTTTACCTATCGCACCTCTGATGGGATTTATTACGATACGTCTAAATTTCCGCGCTATGATGTCTTAGTCGGCCGCAGCCGCTTGGAAGGTTTGAAAGGTGGCGCGCGCGTGGAAATGAGCGATGAAAAGAGAAACCCGACAGATTTTGCCTTGTGGAAATTCTCTCCCAAAGACAAGCAACGCCAAATGGAATGGGACAGCCCTTGGGGTATCGGTTTTCCGGGTTGGCACGTGGAATGCTCTGCTATGGCGATGAAATATTTAGGCAAAACGATTGATATCCATTGTGGCGGTATTGATCACGTGTCTGTGCATCATACCAATGAAATTGCCCAAAGCGAAGCCGCTACGGGCCAGAAATACGTGAATTATTGGGTGCATGGAGAGTTCTTGGTTTTGCGTGCCGGCAAAATGTCTAAATCCGGAGGTACTTTTGTCACTTTGCAGACTTTGCGTGATAAAGGATATGATCCGCTGGATTACCGCTATTTGTGTTTGACGGCACATTATCGCACTCAATTGGAATTTACGTATGAATCTTTGGATTCTGCCCGCAAAAGTCTGCAAACTTTGCGCAAAGAAGCATTAAAAGCGGTCGAAGTGTCCCAAAGACAGCAAAGTGTAATTACAGACCGTTTGAATGTCACTCAAGCCAAATTTCAAGCCGCTATGGAAGATGATTTAAATGCCCCTAAGGCTTTGGCCATTGTGTGGGAAACTGTGCGCGGTGCCGAATTGAATGCGGCGGAAAAAGTGGAGTTTTTGAAATTTGCCGATGGAGTTCTCTCTTTGGACTTATTCCGTGAGGAAGAAAAAGAGGAGTCTTTGCCGGCCGAAGTAGAAGAAATTTTGCAGGCTCGTGCCGCTGCGCGCGCAGCCAAAGATTATAAAAAATCTGATGAACTACGCGATGCTTTGCGTGCGGCCGGTTATGCGGTTAAAGATACACCGCAAGGCCAACAAGTAGAAAAAATATAA
- the dnaJ gene encoding molecular chaperone DnaJ — protein sequence MKEDYYQVLGVSRNASESEIKTAYRRAAMKCHPDRCPGDKDAEERFKKVNEAFTVLSDPQKKQMYDQYGHDGVNAGAGGFGGFNASGFSDVGDIFGSVFGDIFGGGFGGRSSGKPRAQRGEDLKVDVELTLEQAYEGMEKEVSYHRVERCNACDGSGAEEGSSVKTCRSCGGRGSVVYQQGFFSMRQTCPDCGGKGTVVEKPCKKCRGSGVERVKENITVKIPSGVRTGVTLRVSNGGDIGTNGGGYGDLYVEMHVKEHKIFRRDGDNLVMDAKITYPQAVLGGSIKVPTIEGKEVEVQIPKGTQFADVLKMQGCGMPKLGKKGFGDLLVNVKIEVPKKTTSRQKELLEELAKETGGKKSLFEKLFD from the coding sequence ATGAAAGAAGATTATTATCAAGTTTTAGGCGTTTCTCGCAACGCCAGCGAAAGCGAAATTAAAACTGCCTACCGTCGTGCTGCGATGAAATGTCATCCGGACCGTTGTCCCGGAGATAAAGATGCTGAGGAACGGTTTAAAAAAGTAAATGAGGCTTTTACCGTTTTGTCTGATCCGCAGAAAAAACAGATGTATGATCAATATGGTCACGACGGTGTAAATGCCGGTGCCGGTGGTTTTGGCGGATTTAATGCTTCCGGCTTTTCAGATGTGGGCGATATTTTCGGCTCTGTGTTTGGAGATATCTTTGGCGGAGGTTTTGGTGGCCGCAGCAGTGGCAAACCCCGCGCTCAACGTGGCGAAGATTTAAAAGTAGATGTAGAGTTGACCTTAGAGCAAGCCTATGAAGGCATGGAAAAAGAAGTTTCGTACCATCGGGTAGAGCGTTGTAATGCCTGTGACGGCTCCGGTGCAGAAGAGGGAAGCTCGGTCAAGACTTGCCGTTCTTGCGGCGGACGCGGAAGCGTGGTCTATCAGCAAGGGTTTTTTAGCATGAGACAAACTTGTCCCGATTGTGGCGGTAAAGGAACTGTGGTGGAAAAGCCTTGCAAAAAATGTCGTGGCAGCGGTGTGGAACGTGTGAAAGAAAATATTACGGTCAAAATTCCGTCCGGTGTGCGTACAGGGGTCACTTTACGTGTGTCTAATGGCGGCGATATCGGCACCAATGGTGGCGGCTACGGGGATTTGTATGTAGAAATGCACGTTAAAGAGCATAAGATTTTCAGACGTGATGGAGACAACTTGGTCATGGATGCCAAAATCACCTATCCTCAAGCTGTTTTGGGAGGCAGTATCAAAGTGCCCACTATTGAGGGGAAAGAAGTGGAAGTGCAAATCCCGAAAGGTACCCAATTTGCAGATGTATTGAAAATGCAAGGTTGCGGTATGCCGAAATTAGGGAAAAAAGGTTTTGGAGACTTATTGGTCAATGTGAAAATAGAAGTCCCCAAAAAAACCACCTCCCGTCAAAAGGAACTCTTGGAAGAATTGGCCAAAGAAACAGGCGGGAAAAAAAGTTTGTTTGAAAAATTGTTTGATTAA
- the lepA gene encoding translation elongation factor 4 — protein MKIRNFSIVAHIDHGKTTLSDRILEDTGTVPKRKMQAQLLDGMDLERERGITIKAKAVRIQYKDYILNLIDTPGHVDFSYEVARSLRACEGVLLLVDASQGVEAQTVAHAHLAQSLGLKVIPVMNKVDLSQSDADASEEQLWDILHDPIEAERVSAKTGAGIEHLLDRIIEDVPAPQGDPKAPLRALIFDSFYDPFRGVIMYIRIVDGTIKTGQNIRFMASGASYKTEEVGFMTPKQLHKGQSLSAGEVGYLVAGIKDIHQVKVGDTITLAENPAKEPLPGYEDAKPVVFASIFPVETTDFPLLRTALEKLNLSDSSFHYQSETSKALGFGFRLGFMGILHIEIVKERLEREFNLSLIATSPNVVYHVKFTSRKNHPQELAALPDAPDDPGYKIIDNPANFPPHGDIIDIKEPVIHITIVTPVEFMDGVMTLLKEKRGTYMSMDHLSNQRVIIKYEMPMGEMVIDFYNKLKSVSKGYASFDYEVAGFRSSNVVLMEILLHGTPVDALSVVVHKDKAQTQGRALCAKLKELIGRQQFEVAVQAAINGKVIARETIPAFRKDVIAKCYGGDITRKRKLLEKQKEGKKRMKSIGSLNIPQEAFVAMLKIDEE, from the coding sequence ATGAAGATTCGTAATTTTTCAATCGTGGCCCACATTGACCACGGCAAAACCACCCTTTCAGACAGAATTTTGGAAGATACGGGCACTGTACCCAAACGCAAAATGCAAGCCCAACTGCTTGACGGTATGGACTTGGAGCGCGAACGCGGCATCACCATCAAAGCCAAAGCGGTCCGTATCCAATACAAAGACTACATTTTAAACCTTATCGACACTCCGGGACACGTGGACTTTTCTTATGAAGTGGCCCGTTCTTTGCGCGCTTGTGAAGGGGTGTTGTTGTTGGTAGATGCCTCTCAAGGGGTAGAGGCGCAGACTGTAGCCCATGCGCATTTGGCCCAAAGTCTTGGTTTAAAGGTTATTCCGGTAATGAACAAGGTGGATCTATCCCAATCCGATGCCGATGCTTCTGAGGAGCAATTATGGGATATTTTGCACGACCCCATTGAAGCAGAGCGCGTCAGTGCCAAAACCGGTGCAGGTATTGAACATCTATTAGATCGTATTATTGAAGATGTACCCGCCCCTCAAGGAGACCCGAAAGCACCGCTGCGCGCCTTGATTTTTGACTCTTTTTACGATCCCTTCCGCGGAGTAATTATGTATATCCGCATTGTGGACGGAACAATTAAAACAGGTCAAAATATCCGTTTTATGGCTTCTGGGGCTTCTTACAAAACCGAAGAAGTGGGATTCATGACCCCCAAACAATTGCATAAAGGGCAATCTTTAAGTGCCGGAGAAGTGGGATACTTAGTAGCCGGCATCAAAGATATTCACCAAGTAAAAGTGGGTGATACCATTACTTTAGCCGAAAATCCGGCCAAAGAGCCTTTGCCGGGATATGAAGATGCCAAGCCGGTTGTTTTTGCCAGTATATTCCCTGTAGAAACAACAGACTTCCCTCTCTTACGTACGGCATTGGAAAAATTAAATTTATCTGATTCTTCTTTCCATTATCAAAGTGAAACTTCCAAAGCCTTGGGGTTTGGGTTCCGCTTGGGTTTCATGGGGATTTTGCATATTGAGATTGTAAAAGAACGTTTGGAGCGAGAGTTTAATTTGTCCTTAATTGCCACTTCTCCCAACGTAGTGTATCACGTCAAATTTACCTCACGCAAAAATCACCCGCAAGAGTTGGCAGCTTTGCCCGATGCTCCGGACGATCCGGGATACAAAATTATCGATAATCCGGCCAATTTTCCTCCGCATGGAGACATTATTGATATCAAAGAGCCCGTTATTCACATCACTATCGTCACTCCCGTTGAATTTATGGACGGAGTGATGACCTTGCTGAAAGAAAAACGCGGCACTTATATGAGCATGGACCATTTGTCTAATCAGCGCGTGATCATTAAGTATGAAATGCCTATGGGGGAAATGGTCATTGATTTTTACAACAAACTCAAATCCGTATCTAAAGGATACGCCTCTTTTGATTATGAAGTGGCCGGTTTCCGCAGTTCCAATGTGGTATTAATGGAAATTCTGCTACACGGTACACCGGTGGATGCCTTGTCTGTGGTCGTACATAAAGACAAAGCCCAAACACAAGGCCGCGCCTTGTGCGCCAAATTAAAAGAGTTAATCGGCCGCCAGCAGTTTGAAGTGGCCGTACAAGCAGCAATCAATGGCAAAGTGATTGCGCGTGAAACCATTCCTGCCTTCCGCAAAGACGTAATCGCCAAATGCTACGGCGGTGATATTACCCGCAAACGAAAATTGCTCGAAAAGCAGAAAGAGGGTAAAAAACGCATGAAGAGCATCGGCAGTTTAAACATTCCGCAAGAAGCCTTTGTTGCCATGCTAAAGATTGACGAAGAATAA
- the ptsP gene encoding phosphoenolpyruvate--protein phosphotransferase, with protein MFVITGVAASPGVAIGPAVLLPTADFAVGNQYIDVTEVKAELVKFAKAIEKTQADLDLCEQRLRETLGAEYANLMSMHKMLLQDPMLKDAATAKIKKEHMSAQAAVFLTLKEISDSFSKIEDKFFQERRNDIFDVGKRLANNLVEGKAAFLSSVKRPSVLIAHDLFPSDTINLQENQIIAFCTDLGGKTSHTAILAQSLKLPAVVGLSNALRNTKDGDTVIVDGENGLLIINPDKHTLSLYKKAQREFKKAESLLQTINPLPTVTSDGKNFKLMVNFDPRTYTKDNKKLITDGLGLLRTEFLYMDIPQPPTEEEQYRAYLATAKMFDRRPVTIRLADLGADKMPIFPLDEFDKDNNPFMGCRGIRLFLKNPDLMFTQLRAIVRTACEVPAQVKIMIPMISCVEEVWHVKDALNQVLADFEKEGKKPVNRIALGAMIEVPSAAIALDSMIHDLDFLSIGTNDLIQYLIAVDRVNPEVAHMYDPCHPAVMRTIHQIIQTAHQRGKEVSICGEIASDTKMVPLLLGLGTDILSVPPRMYLRIKNRIRNLKFETCSDAAQATLLATNSEDIRRLVEELTQDEDS; from the coding sequence ATGTTTGTTATTACAGGGGTGGCTGCTAGCCCAGGAGTGGCCATTGGTCCAGCAGTACTATTACCTACGGCTGATTTTGCTGTAGGGAATCAGTATATTGATGTGACGGAAGTAAAAGCGGAACTTGTTAAATTTGCCAAAGCCATAGAAAAAACCCAAGCAGATTTAGACCTTTGCGAACAACGCCTGCGTGAAACTTTAGGAGCAGAATATGCCAACTTAATGTCCATGCATAAGATGTTGTTGCAAGATCCTATGCTCAAAGATGCCGCTACCGCCAAAATCAAAAAAGAGCATATGTCTGCTCAAGCGGCTGTATTTTTAACCTTAAAAGAAATTTCTGATTCTTTTTCTAAAATTGAAGATAAGTTTTTCCAAGAACGTCGCAATGATATTTTTGATGTCGGCAAGCGTTTGGCTAACAATTTGGTGGAGGGAAAAGCGGCTTTTTTATCTTCTGTTAAACGCCCTTCTGTATTGATTGCGCATGATTTATTTCCTTCCGACACGATCAATTTACAAGAAAATCAAATTATTGCTTTCTGTACGGATTTGGGCGGCAAAACAAGCCACACCGCCATTTTGGCCCAAAGTTTAAAATTGCCGGCAGTGGTTGGTTTGTCCAATGCACTGCGCAACACCAAAGATGGCGATACCGTTATTGTAGACGGCGAAAACGGCCTCTTAATTATTAATCCGGACAAGCACACTTTATCTCTTTATAAAAAAGCGCAACGCGAATTTAAAAAAGCAGAATCTTTGCTACAGACAATAAATCCGTTGCCAACCGTCACGTCTGATGGAAAGAATTTCAAACTCATGGTCAATTTTGACCCGCGAACTTATACCAAAGACAATAAAAAACTTATTACCGACGGGTTAGGCCTTTTGAGGACAGAATTTTTATACATGGATATTCCTCAGCCACCTACGGAAGAAGAACAATATCGCGCTTATTTGGCTACTGCCAAAATGTTTGACCGCCGTCCCGTCACCATACGACTGGCAGATTTAGGCGCAGACAAAATGCCCATTTTTCCGTTAGATGAGTTTGATAAAGACAACAACCCTTTTATGGGTTGTCGCGGAATTCGATTGTTTTTAAAAAACCCCGATTTGATGTTCACACAATTACGCGCTATTGTGCGTACGGCTTGCGAAGTTCCGGCACAAGTAAAAATCATGATTCCGATGATTTCCTGCGTGGAAGAAGTGTGGCATGTAAAAGATGCTTTAAATCAAGTTTTGGCAGATTTTGAAAAAGAAGGAAAAAAACCCGTTAACCGCATTGCCTTAGGTGCTATGATAGAGGTCCCTTCTGCTGCTATTGCCCTAGACAGCATGATTCATGATTTGGATTTCCTTTCCATAGGCACCAATGACTTGATACAATATTTAATTGCGGTAGATCGCGTCAATCCGGAAGTGGCCCATATGTATGACCCTTGCCACCCGGCCGTCATGCGCACCATTCACCAAATTATCCAAACCGCCCACCAACGCGGCAAGGAAGTAAGCATTTGCGGAGAAATAGCCTCCGATACAAAAATGGTGCCTTTGCTACTCGGATTAGGAACGGATATTTTATCGGTTCCGCCGCGTATGTATTTACGTATTAAAAACCGCATTCGTAATTTAAAATTTGAAACCTGTTCAGACGCCGCCCAAGCTACATTGTTAGCCACCAATTCAGAAGATATACGGCGTTTGGTAGAAGAGTTAACACAAGATGAAGATTCGTAA
- a CDS encoding HPr family phosphocarrier protein, protein MITTDIQITNRLGLHARPAAQVVETASGFSCNISITKDQIETNAKSIMGVLMLAAEYGSTLHLKFDGEDEQAACQALKDLFASNFNEEF, encoded by the coding sequence GTGATTACAACGGATATCCAAATAACAAATCGTTTAGGTCTGCACGCCAGACCGGCTGCTCAAGTAGTGGAAACAGCCTCCGGCTTTTCTTGCAATATTTCTATTACTAAAGACCAAATCGAAACCAATGCCAAAAGCATTATGGGGGTTTTGATGTTGGCAGCCGAATATGGATCTACGTTGCATCTTAAATTTGATGGGGAAGACGAACAAGCAGCCTGTCAAGCCCTTAAAGATTTATTTGCCAGCAATTTTAACGAGGAGTTTTAA
- a CDS encoding PTS system mannose/fructose/sorbose family transporter subunit IID, producing the protein MFFRSFFLQAGWNFVKYQNLGFAFVMVPFLRKLYQYDPEMMPTVLSRYLETFNTHPVMASFCYGAMAKQEENVSKAQSVTEYKEQVAEWNGARRGLSITAASIGDRLFWGTLKPLTLLMALFIWMLLGVNFFETEHLQDISYFEAFSAGIMSFLVYNAIALFVRWEGIKIGYDSDESSCFGLTRFDWNRTIYKAKRLGIFFSVGLILFGVYHYFGKIQVGVNFFAQALLVIFCVIISFITRRLRIPNIYLYLSAVVIFTIVCLF; encoded by the coding sequence ATGTTTTTTCGTTCTTTCTTCCTACAAGCCGGTTGGAATTTTGTGAAATATCAAAATTTAGGATTTGCTTTTGTAATGGTTCCTTTTTTACGAAAGCTTTATCAATATGATCCTGAAATGATGCCCACTGTGTTATCGCGTTATTTAGAAACTTTTAACACGCATCCGGTTATGGCTTCTTTCTGCTATGGTGCAATGGCCAAACAAGAAGAAAATGTTTCCAAAGCACAATCTGTGACAGAGTATAAAGAACAAGTGGCAGAATGGAACGGTGCCAGAAGGGGTCTTTCTATTACGGCAGCCTCCATTGGAGACCGATTGTTTTGGGGAACACTAAAACCGCTGACATTGTTGATGGCTTTATTTATTTGGATGCTATTGGGTGTGAATTTCTTTGAAACAGAACACCTGCAAGATATTTCTTATTTTGAGGCTTTTTCAGCTGGCATCATGTCCTTTTTAGTCTACAATGCCATTGCCCTTTTTGTACGTTGGGAAGGGATTAAAATCGGGTATGATAGCGATGAATCTTCTTGCTTTGGCTTAACTCGCTTTGATTGGAATCGTACCATTTACAAAGCCAAACGATTGGGAATTTTCTTTTCCGTAGGGCTTATTTTGTTTGGTGTTTATCACTACTTTGGCAAAATTCAAGTGGGAGTAAACTTTTTTGCGCAAGCCTTGCTGGTTATTTTCTGTGTCATTATCTCTTTTATTACGCGGCGGTTGCGCATTCCGAATATTTATCTATATTTATCGGCTGTGGTAATTTTTACCATCGTATGTTTATTTTAA
- a CDS encoding PTS sugar transporter subunit IIC: protein MTTTIILLCLLASVLELDVTYAFQTLVSRPIIAGPLFGLCAGDLMAGVQVGIFAELLFLDISPLGGIIPPSGVVAVVIPIILHSLGIELYFGFFLGVLLALLYSLFDTLLRKTRFRWLVFLETKIGKNPNDLWKTVSLSLLLSFLMTFIFLSAAAWLSAQLVFWIFPYIPAQMHFAFQLAYMAVPWIGLATLIPLFRLKTR, encoded by the coding sequence ATGACAACAACCATTATTTTATTGTGCCTATTGGCCTCCGTTTTGGAATTAGATGTCACGTATGCATTCCAAACGCTCGTTTCGCGTCCTATCATTGCAGGTCCGTTATTTGGCCTCTGCGCCGGAGACTTAATGGCCGGAGTACAAGTAGGGATTTTTGCCGAATTGCTATTTCTGGACATTTCTCCTCTCGGAGGGATTATTCCTCCCAGCGGAGTAGTGGCTGTGGTAATACCCATTATCTTACATTCTTTGGGTATTGAATTATATTTTGGTTTCTTTTTAGGTGTTTTGTTAGCTTTGCTCTACTCGTTGTTTGATACTTTACTGCGCAAAACTCGTTTTAGATGGTTGGTATTTTTAGAAACCAAGATAGGAAAAAATCCAAACGATTTATGGAAGACGGTTTCGTTGTCTTTGTTGTTATCTTTTTTGATGACTTTTATTTTTCTCTCAGCGGCTGCTTGGTTAAGCGCGCAATTGGTATTTTGGATATTCCCGTATATACCGGCACAAATGCACTTTGCTTTCCAACTAGCCTACATGGCAGTGCCCTGGATAGGGCTGGCCACATTAATTCCGCTTTTCCGGTTAAAAACGAGGTAG
- a CDS encoding PTS sugar transporter subunit IIB, which yields MPIVFARVDDRLIHGQVVQAWLPELNIDEVVIPCPKDNNCHLNKNLLRLSLPFEYELAVLEPSCCVSYMNSSDKRILLLLGSLQDLNPLLEDGLQIASLNIGGMHFKEGAHKMAENVFLNEEDKRTLRILNDLGIDIETRAVPSSKSFSVKDIL from the coding sequence ATGCCGATTGTTTTTGCTCGGGTAGATGATCGTTTGATACACGGACAAGTGGTGCAAGCATGGTTGCCTGAGTTAAATATTGATGAAGTGGTAATTCCTTGTCCGAAAGATAACAATTGCCACTTAAATAAAAACCTTTTGCGCTTATCGCTCCCGTTTGAGTACGAGCTGGCTGTTTTGGAGCCGTCTTGTTGCGTAAGCTATATGAACAGCTCCGACAAACGTATTTTGCTTCTGTTGGGCTCTTTGCAAGATTTAAACCCTTTGCTAGAAGACGGTCTGCAGATTGCTTCTTTAAATATCGGCGGTATGCATTTTAAAGAAGGGGCGCATAAAATGGCAGAAAATGTTTTTTTAAATGAAGAAGATAAACGAACTTTGCGCATATTAAATGATTTGGGAATAGACATTGAAACCAGAGCAGTGCCTAGCTCTAAATCTTTTTCCGTTAAAGATATTTTATGA
- the rapZ gene encoding RNase adapter RapZ: protein MNQKRKLFIITGMSGAGKSQVLKIFGDFGFYCVDNLPLALFNQFAEYVKERPELQNVALGMDVREGERLRQLPAMLKKVTREDFTSKVVFLDASDECLIRRFSETKHKHPIQKKLAAAIAQEHDFLGPIKAAADKVIDTTDLKLGELKEKISALLEIKKEGEMQISVVSFGFKNGILKDTDIVMDVRFLPNPYYVKELKEKTGLDKEVQNYILSFKESQEFADKIADLIKYLIPKYIKEGKSYLTIAMGCTGGKHRSVFMAHQLAETLKKQGINASEFHRDIGL from the coding sequence ATGAACCAAAAGCGTAAACTTTTCATTATTACAGGCATGAGTGGTGCCGGCAAATCTCAAGTATTAAAAATCTTCGGGGATTTTGGTTTTTACTGCGTGGATAATTTGCCTTTGGCTTTATTTAATCAATTTGCCGAATATGTAAAAGAAAGGCCAGAACTGCAAAATGTGGCCTTAGGTATGGACGTAAGAGAAGGGGAGCGTTTGCGCCAATTACCGGCTATGCTTAAGAAGGTGACAAGGGAAGATTTCACTTCTAAAGTAGTATTTTTAGATGCTTCGGACGAATGCTTAATCCGTCGTTTCTCCGAAACCAAGCACAAACATCCTATCCAGAAAAAATTGGCTGCTGCTATTGCTCAGGAACATGATTTTTTAGGCCCTATCAAAGCAGCAGCAGACAAGGTGATTGACACTACGGATTTAAAACTAGGCGAACTGAAAGAAAAGATTTCTGCACTATTAGAAATTAAAAAAGAAGGAGAAATGCAAATTTCGGTTGTTTCTTTCGGTTTTAAAAACGGCATTTTAAAGGATACCGATATTGTTATGGATGTGCGCTTTTTACCCAACCCCTATTATGTAAAAGAATTGAAGGAGAAAACGGGCCTGGACAAAGAAGTGCAAAACTATATTTTATCCTTTAAAGAATCACAAGAATTTGCCGACAAAATAGCAGATTTGATTAAATATCTTATACCCAAATATATTAAAGAGGGGAAAAGTTATTTAACCATTGCCATGGGATGTACCGGCGGAAAGCACCGCAGCGTGTTTATGGCACATCAACTGGCAGAAACACTGAAAAAGCAGGGAATCAATGCCTCAGAATTTCATAGGGATATAGGATTATAA
- the hprK gene encoding HPr(Ser) kinase/phosphatase, with protein MKSLHLELVCGKRYINREITSPSVNRPGLALCGHMDLFRANSIQVFGRGEYAFCTKQKQAALKAHIIKMLGKGNVPCIIMAADLDPMPAIKKACLASDVPVLKTTMESSAFVAEFSRFLDEKLSPVTHLHGVLLNVSGSGVLIKGEAGIGKSECALEMIKRGHILVADDVVEVQKRWGRYLVGSCPEMLKHYMEVRGLGILDIELLFGVQSTLDETSIDMVVELTPPVKNIDRLGVEQKTTEILGIEIPSLTIPVTPGRNLAVLLEVAVLNQQLKQQGIFTAQQFTQKVLNRTTKVKKNEPKA; from the coding sequence GTGAAGTCCCTTCACTTGGAGTTGGTTTGCGGCAAACGCTATATTAACAGAGAAATCACTTCTCCGAGCGTTAATCGCCCGGGTCTTGCGCTGTGCGGACACATGGATCTCTTTAGAGCCAACTCTATCCAAGTGTTCGGACGGGGCGAGTATGCTTTTTGTACCAAGCAAAAACAAGCCGCATTAAAGGCCCACATTATCAAAATGTTGGGCAAAGGAAATGTGCCATGTATTATTATGGCGGCAGATTTGGACCCTATGCCGGCTATTAAAAAGGCTTGTTTGGCCTCAGATGTCCCTGTACTGAAAACCACGATGGAATCTTCTGCCTTTGTGGCGGAATTTTCCCGTTTCTTAGATGAAAAATTATCCCCCGTCACGCATTTACATGGGGTATTGCTTAACGTCAGCGGAAGCGGTGTACTCATTAAAGGTGAGGCCGGAATCGGCAAAAGCGAATGTGCATTAGAGATGATTAAGCGCGGCCATATTTTGGTGGCTGATGACGTGGTAGAAGTACAAAAACGATGGGGAAGGTATTTGGTAGGCTCTTGTCCGGAAATGCTTAAGCATTATATGGAAGTGCGCGGATTAGGAATTTTGGATATCGAACTTCTGTTTGGAGTGCAATCCACCTTAGACGAAACCTCCATTGATATGGTGGTGGAATTAACTCCCCCCGTCAAAAACATTGACCGTTTGGGTGTAGAACAAAAGACAACGGAAATTTTGGGCATAGAAATCCCCTCTTTAACTATTCCTGTCACGCCGGGAAGAAACCTGGCCGTACTTTTAGAGGTGGCTGTGCTAAACCAGCAGCTCAAACAACAAGGTATTTTCACCGCACAACAGTTTACACAAAAAGTGTTAAACCGTACGACAAAGGTAAAAAAGAATGAACCAAAAGCGTAA
- the raiA gene encoding ribosome-associated translation inhibitor RaiA: MEIKVTAKNIKLTPAIKQFVQTRVSKMEKNFDHIVWAQVLLSVEKKINQRAEIVIHTGSKNNISATAVETDLYKAIDAAATKAEAQMKKAKEKTKTKRTAKKAAVVEEIATFSDNILLPTTDVKFSVIKQVEVTPMNPEDAAYEMERLGYSFWMFLDEDSKQINLIFKRLDGTYGLIKPIKKK, translated from the coding sequence ATGGAAATTAAAGTTACCGCTAAAAATATTAAACTGACGCCTGCCATTAAACAATTCGTGCAGACCCGCGTCAGCAAAATGGAGAAAAATTTTGATCATATCGTCTGGGCACAAGTGTTGCTCTCTGTAGAAAAGAAAATCAACCAACGTGCCGAAATTGTAATTCACACCGGCAGCAAAAACAACATCTCTGCCACCGCTGTGGAAACCGATCTTTACAAAGCCATTGACGCTGCCGCTACCAAAGCAGAAGCGCAAATGAAAAAAGCAAAAGAAAAAACCAAAACCAAACGTACTGCCAAAAAAGCAGCCGTAGTGGAAGAAATTGCCACTTTTAGCGACAATATTCTTTTGCCGACGACCGACGTAAAATTTTCCGTCATCAAACAAGTAGAAGTGACTCCCATGAATCCGGAAGATGCCGCTTACGAAATGGAACGCTTGGGCTATTCTTTCTGGATGTTTTTAGATGAAGACTCCAAACAAATCAACTTGATTTTCAAACGTTTGGACGGCACCTACGGTTTAATCAAACCGATTAAAAAGAAATAA